One genomic region from Terriglobales bacterium encodes:
- a CDS encoding pitrilysin family protein — protein MVQELRNVRREVLPNGLTILTEEMQQIRSASIGIWIRTGSRNEESERNGISHFVEHMLFKGTTSRSAQDIARQVDSIGGNMDAFTAKECICFNVKILDEHLPIAMDILTDLVLNPVFAAKDIVRERGVILEEIKMDEDSPDYLVHEIFTQNFWKDHPLGKPILGTKETVRKFEQQMLIEYYSSFFYPGNMIVAAAGSINHNNFADLVRQKFSALKPKQNGFVQPAPQTFAKIVTRNKKSLEQVQICMGVPAVHISDDRRYVAYVLNTLLGGGMSSRLFQNIRENQGLCYAIYSDLNSYRDTGCLSVCAGTSQEWAAKVVESVVSEFRNLKEEPVPLEEVSRAKAQLKGSLMLSLESSTARMSNLARQEMYFDRFFSLDEIIERIESVTAEQLQEMARELFHPEKIAVTVLGNLDGLKITQDQLAC, from the coding sequence ATGGTTCAAGAATTAAGAAATGTGCGACGTGAGGTGCTGCCCAACGGCCTCACCATCCTCACCGAGGAGATGCAGCAGATTCGCTCTGCCTCCATAGGCATCTGGATCCGGACCGGCTCACGCAATGAGGAGTCCGAGCGCAACGGCATCTCGCATTTTGTCGAGCACATGCTGTTCAAAGGCACGACCAGCCGCTCGGCGCAGGACATTGCACGCCAGGTCGATTCGATCGGCGGCAACATGGACGCATTCACCGCTAAGGAATGCATCTGCTTCAACGTGAAGATCCTTGATGAGCATCTGCCCATCGCGATGGATATTCTCACCGACCTGGTGCTGAACCCGGTGTTCGCTGCGAAAGATATTGTGCGCGAGCGCGGCGTAATTCTTGAAGAAATCAAGATGGATGAGGACAGCCCGGATTATCTCGTCCATGAAATCTTCACCCAGAATTTCTGGAAAGATCATCCACTGGGCAAGCCGATCCTCGGCACCAAAGAGACCGTGCGGAAATTCGAACAACAGATGCTGATCGAGTACTACAGCAGCTTCTTCTATCCCGGCAACATGATCGTCGCCGCTGCCGGAAGCATCAACCACAATAATTTCGCTGATTTGGTGCGGCAGAAGTTCTCCGCACTCAAGCCCAAGCAGAACGGCTTCGTGCAACCCGCTCCACAGACATTCGCGAAAATTGTGACGCGCAATAAGAAATCGCTCGAGCAGGTTCAGATCTGCATGGGCGTGCCGGCGGTTCACATATCCGACGATCGCCGCTACGTCGCATATGTGTTGAACACGCTGCTAGGCGGCGGGATGAGCTCGCGTCTGTTCCAGAACATCCGCGAGAATCAAGGCCTTTGCTACGCGATTTACAGCGACTTGAACTCGTATCGCGACACAGGCTGTCTATCCGTCTGCGCCGGGACTTCGCAGGAATGGGCTGCGAAGGTAGTGGAGTCCGTGGTAAGCGAGTTCCGCAACCTGAAAGAAGAGCCCGTGCCGCTGGAGGAAGTCAGCCGAGCTAAAGCGCAGTTAAAAGGCAGTCTGATGCTGAGCCTCGAGTCTTCGACGGCGCGCATGTCGAACCTTGCTCGGCAGGAAATGTACTTCGACCGCTTCTTCTCCCTCGACGAAATTATCGAGCGAATAGAGAGCGTCACCGCCGAGCAGCTCCAGGAGATGGCTCGAGAGCTGTTCCATCCAGAGAAGATCGCGGTAACGGTCCTCGGCAACCTCGACGGGTTGAAAATCACTCAAGACCAGCTCGCCTGCTAG
- the rlmN gene encoding 23S rRNA (adenine(2503)-C(2))-methyltransferase RlmN codes for MPATPPQTELLSLSNQELSDLVQNLGEPRFRARQLADAIFRQRRESLAEVSNLPSSLKSRLAEGGMHIGFPKIEAKFQSVDGTVRYLMAFVDGQSVEAVWMPEGDFGEAGDGSEAGVEEEQSLDAPKLRSPTPSHDLRSKRVAAQQSPGHTRREQYRTQSSAASQLRGFEAPRRSRATICVSSQVGCAVNCQFCLTALLGIKRNLSPGEIVGQVLAVLRDHAVDLDRERVNIVFMGMGEPFLNYENFMKAVRLLVEEVGFPESRMTVSTSGIVPRILDFAREPVRPKLAISLNAPNDEIRERVMPITRKWNIEALLDAARQFPLRPRERLTFEYVLLAGVNDAPEHAQEVARRVQDIRCKVNLIAFNSGPGVDYTMPQHDRVLEFQSILTKSGIPAFIRRPRGRDIYAACGQLKRTVE; via the coding sequence ATGCCCGCCACCCCTCCACAGACGGAACTATTGAGCCTGTCAAATCAGGAACTTAGCGACCTTGTGCAAAATCTCGGCGAGCCCCGCTTTCGCGCCAGGCAGCTCGCCGACGCCATCTTCCGCCAGCGACGCGAGTCGCTTGCCGAAGTATCAAATCTGCCATCATCTCTGAAATCCCGATTGGCAGAAGGAGGGATGCACATTGGATTTCCGAAAATCGAAGCTAAATTCCAATCGGTTGATGGCACTGTCCGATACTTAATGGCATTCGTCGATGGGCAATCGGTTGAAGCCGTCTGGATGCCTGAAGGAGATTTCGGAGAAGCAGGAGACGGTAGCGAAGCTGGAGTCGAGGAGGAACAAAGCCTCGACGCCCCGAAGCTCCGAAGCCCTACCCCATCTCACGACTTAAGATCGAAAAGAGTCGCTGCGCAGCAATCGCCAGGACACACGAGAAGGGAACAGTATCGAACGCAAAGCTCAGCAGCTTCGCAGCTTCGGGGCTTCGAAGCTCCGCGGCGCAGTCGCGCAACTATTTGCGTCTCTTCTCAGGTTGGCTGCGCAGTCAATTGTCAGTTCTGCCTCACCGCCTTGCTGGGAATAAAGCGCAATCTTTCCCCGGGCGAAATTGTTGGACAGGTGCTTGCAGTTTTGCGCGACCACGCCGTCGATCTCGATCGCGAGCGCGTGAATATTGTGTTCATGGGAATGGGAGAACCCTTCCTGAATTACGAGAACTTCATGAAAGCGGTCCGCCTGCTGGTGGAGGAAGTTGGATTTCCGGAATCGCGGATGACAGTCTCCACGTCTGGAATCGTTCCGCGAATCCTCGATTTTGCGCGCGAGCCGGTACGCCCCAAGCTCGCAATCTCGCTGAACGCGCCGAACGACGAAATTCGCGAACGCGTGATGCCGATTACACGCAAATGGAATATTGAGGCGCTGCTCGATGCGGCACGGCAATTTCCGCTGCGTCCACGCGAACGCCTTACATTCGAATACGTGTTGCTTGCGGGAGTAAACGATGCTCCAGAGCACGCGCAGGAAGTGGCGCGTCGGGTGCAAGACATCCGCTGCAAGGTAAATCTGATTGCCTTCAATTCTGGCCCGGGCGTGGATTACACGATGCCTCAACACGATCGCGTGCTGGAGTTCCAGTCGATCCTTACCAAATCGGGAATCCCCGCCTTTATCCGACGTCCGCGAGGACGCGATATCTATGCTGCGTGCGGCCAGTTGAAGAGAACGGTGGAATGA
- a CDS encoding LON peptidase substrate-binding domain-containing protein yields the protein MSELLPLFPLDVVLFPGMALPLHVFEPRYKELIGECLEQDAPFGVVRAVEDGLAQVGCSAEVVTIVKKYDDGRMDIVTRGLRRFEIVELNQDRSFLQADVTFLKDGPDATSTEKKKAFDLHHSLLLMAASGQAIPTLDPPDEFLSFYLISQLPVDLDFKQTILAMPTETQRLSTLIEYYEAIIPKLQKMMQAKKKSGSNGHVM from the coding sequence GTGAGCGAACTCCTTCCTCTCTTTCCGCTCGATGTAGTGCTCTTCCCAGGTATGGCTCTGCCGCTGCACGTCTTCGAGCCGCGCTACAAAGAGCTGATCGGGGAGTGTTTGGAGCAGGACGCGCCTTTTGGTGTGGTACGCGCAGTCGAAGACGGCCTTGCCCAAGTCGGCTGCTCGGCGGAAGTCGTTACCATTGTGAAAAAGTATGACGATGGAAGAATGGACATCGTCACACGCGGTCTGCGGCGCTTCGAGATCGTTGAGCTAAATCAGGATCGCTCGTTTTTGCAAGCCGACGTTACTTTCCTTAAAGACGGACCTGATGCGACATCGACAGAGAAAAAAAAGGCTTTCGATCTTCATCACTCACTACTCCTAATGGCAGCAAGTGGACAGGCGATCCCGACATTGGATCCTCCAGACGAATTCCTCTCCTTTTACCTGATTTCGCAGCTACCGGTCGATCTCGACTTTAAACAAACGATCCTCGCGATGCCTACCGAGACGCAACGGCTATCAACGCTAATCGAATACTACGAAGCGATCATTCCCAAATTGCAAAAGATGATGCAAGCAAAAAAGAAAAGCGGTTCGAACGGACATGTGATGTAG
- a CDS encoding SDR family oxidoreductase produces MRCRDQVVVITGASMGIGEALTRAFAAEGAQVVMSSRNLKGLEEARTRLGIPERTRAIACDVRDRRQIQSLVSQARDHFGQIDVWVNNAGYGLLDSIATMSMEECRRIFDTNLFGAIDCMQAVIPVFKNQRWGTIINISSIVGHLPVPHLGAYSATKHALNAISEAARLELEPSGMRVISVCPGRIQTQFGTNTIRGWEGKRLGESFQKGISAERCARAILRGYLRGSREVFVPWHAGVIAHLYELFPAVVEFAMRRMG; encoded by the coding sequence ATGCGTTGCCGCGATCAGGTCGTAGTCATTACGGGCGCTTCGATGGGAATTGGCGAGGCGCTGACGCGTGCTTTCGCTGCCGAAGGCGCTCAGGTTGTAATGAGCTCGCGAAACCTGAAGGGTCTCGAAGAGGCGCGGACCAGATTGGGAATCCCAGAGAGAACCAGAGCGATCGCATGCGACGTTCGCGATCGCCGTCAGATCCAATCATTGGTCAGTCAAGCGCGTGACCACTTCGGGCAGATCGATGTGTGGGTAAATAACGCAGGCTACGGTCTGCTGGATTCAATCGCAACTATGTCTATGGAAGAATGCCGGCGAATCTTCGACACGAACCTGTTTGGCGCGATCGACTGTATGCAAGCCGTGATCCCGGTTTTCAAGAACCAACGATGGGGAACGATCATTAACATTTCGAGCATCGTAGGGCATCTCCCCGTTCCGCATCTCGGCGCGTACTCTGCTACCAAGCACGCGCTGAATGCGATCAGCGAAGCTGCCCGCCTGGAGCTGGAGCCTAGCGGCATGCGCGTTATAAGTGTGTGTCCAGGACGAATTCAAACGCAATTTGGAACGAACACGATCAGAGGATGGGAAGGTAAACGTCTGGGCGAGAGCTTCCAAAAAGGAATTTCCGCCGAGCGCTGTGCTCGCGCCATCTTGCGCGGTTACTTACGCGGTTCGCGGGAGGTATTCGTGCCTTGGCACGCAGGAGTCATTGCTCACCTTTACGAATTGTTTCCTGCTGTTGTCGAGTTTGCGATGAGAAGAATGGGTTAG
- a CDS encoding SpoIIE family protein phosphatase, translated as MSSLPKSEIAVTDSSYLSSLGAGVGVAARPKRVLVADDQADVLHAIALLLKLEGFDSKTVSHPAAVIEALNSGEFDLLITDLNYTLDTTSGTEGLDLISSIRKINANVPVLVITAWGTIELAVEALQRGASDFIQKPWTNSQLIQKSRDLIERAEQARRLSAEVEEEQQLSAEIQRKLLSLRLPEQHGITVSGDSRSMRYVGGDYCHLTPLTSSKFAVSIADVAGKGVPGALLTASLRGLEKSIVTHDVHPQQLCSSLNEALSEIMPIGKFVSFFFGIIDTESRTLCYSNAGHNPPILVHADGTAQELRVGGGVLGLFSEWTYEQTQLKLQSGDRLILYTDGITEVESRHDEEFGMQRVKEIVVQNRTASSEEIQRAVMKAVSIHCEERFHDDATVVVIAVE; from the coding sequence TTGTCTTCCCTGCCCAAATCGGAGATTGCAGTGACCGATAGCTCTTATCTCTCATCCCTTGGCGCCGGAGTTGGCGTTGCGGCGCGGCCCAAGCGTGTACTCGTTGCCGACGATCAAGCCGACGTTCTGCACGCCATTGCTCTTCTGTTGAAACTGGAGGGGTTTGATTCGAAGACGGTCAGTCATCCTGCGGCTGTCATCGAAGCACTGAACTCCGGCGAGTTCGATCTGCTCATCACCGATTTGAACTACACCCTCGATACCACCTCCGGAACCGAGGGTCTGGACCTGATCTCCAGTATCCGCAAGATCAACGCGAACGTTCCCGTTTTGGTCATAACCGCCTGGGGAACTATTGAACTCGCCGTAGAAGCACTGCAGCGCGGCGCATCCGATTTCATCCAGAAGCCATGGACGAATTCTCAGCTGATTCAAAAATCACGCGATCTTATCGAACGCGCCGAGCAGGCTCGCCGCTTGAGTGCAGAGGTCGAAGAAGAGCAGCAACTCTCGGCAGAAATTCAGCGCAAGCTGTTATCGCTGAGATTGCCCGAGCAGCACGGTATTACAGTGAGCGGAGACTCGCGTTCCATGCGCTACGTCGGCGGCGACTATTGCCATCTCACGCCGCTCACCTCGTCAAAGTTTGCTGTCTCCATCGCGGATGTCGCAGGTAAAGGAGTTCCGGGCGCTCTGCTCACAGCGAGCCTGCGTGGGCTTGAGAAAAGCATCGTTACGCATGATGTTCACCCGCAGCAGCTCTGCAGCTCGCTGAACGAAGCACTGAGCGAGATCATGCCGATTGGCAAGTTTGTATCGTTCTTTTTTGGGATCATTGATACGGAATCGCGCACTCTCTGCTACAGCAATGCCGGCCACAATCCTCCGATTCTCGTGCATGCAGACGGAACAGCTCAGGAGCTGCGTGTAGGCGGAGGCGTTCTCGGGCTATTTTCTGAGTGGACGTACGAGCAAACGCAGCTGAAGCTTCAAAGCGGCGATCGGCTGATTCTTTACACCGATGGCATTACCGAAGTGGAGAGCCGTCACGATGAAGAATTCGGGATGCAGCGCGTGAAAGAAATCGTCGTGCAAAATCGCACCGCTTCTTCCGAAGAAATTCAGCGCGCGGTCATGAAGGCCGTAAGTATTCACTGCGAAGAGCGCTTCCACGATGACGCCACGGTTGTCGTCATCGCCGTAGAGTGA
- a CDS encoding PAS domain S-box protein: protein MGVKPKPARVTSTPETRLPARGKAPKSVSLRETQQALRDTENRFRAFVEQSSDMLSLLDERGTIIYQSKSIVQHLGYQPEEMIGVSSFDFVHPEDLETAIAGFRQGLEDPAEGEAIAIRLRHKSGCWKSFEAVSSPYIHQGRKAGLLASFRYIGDRFEAELELRRSEERYRRLFERNLAGVFSSRSGRLLDCNDSFAHIFGYQSREHMIAAGDFNPYYSPQQRADYIARLKSERALSNLEFRLRKRDGSEVWVLENVTLENSEDEAIVGTLIDITERKRSERLQSALHSISDCVNSVVDLEQLYPALHKIVGELMYANNLYIALLDESGERLHFPYFVDENDPAPVSRKLGKGLTEYVLRNGKPLLADFAKIRDLENKNEIDGTRRDCVDWLGVPLRQGNKVFGVIALQSHDTNLRHSEHDREILTYVSQHIAVALVRKQQEEALRASEARHRSLVESAVYGMYRSSLDGKFLDVNPALVKMLGYSSADELMAVDMARDIYLDSDQRAAVIHAYRESGCLESCELRWKRKDGRSITVRLSGNVFKNEHGDTLGFEMIAEDVSERRALEEQLRQSQKMEAIGRLAGGIAHDFNNLLTVMKGYSELMLDELDGADPLRSEVDEIKKAADRAAALTRQLLAFSRQQVLAPKILDLNAVVGNMDKLLRRLLGEDIDLFTVLEPGLARVKADPGQVEQVLMNLAVNARDAMPNGGKLTIETGNVDLDDNYIRDHVSVKSGSYVMVAVTDTGTGMTDKVKSRIFEPFFTTKEIGKGTGLGLSTVYGIIKQSGGYIWVYSEVGIGSTFKVYLPAVDAPAELPARTMQQPARRGSETVLLVEDEDGVRALMRQVLHKHGYNVLESRHGGEALLMCERHSGKIDLLLTDVVLEQMSGRELAERLIKVRPEMKVLYVSGYADDAIVHHGVLNAGVAFLQKPFTTEALARKIRYVLDGPALATSQN, encoded by the coding sequence ATGGGCGTTAAGCCCAAGCCTGCGCGTGTGACCAGCACGCCTGAAACTCGCCTTCCCGCTCGCGGAAAAGCGCCGAAATCGGTCAGCTTGCGCGAGACTCAGCAGGCGCTCCGCGACACCGAAAATCGCTTCCGGGCGTTTGTCGAACAATCATCGGACATGCTGTCGCTGCTCGACGAACGCGGCACCATCATTTACCAAAGCAAATCGATCGTCCAGCATCTCGGATATCAACCCGAAGAGATGATCGGTGTTTCGTCATTCGATTTTGTCCATCCCGAGGACCTGGAGACAGCCATCGCCGGATTCCGCCAAGGCCTCGAAGATCCGGCTGAAGGGGAAGCAATCGCCATCCGGCTACGCCACAAATCAGGCTGTTGGAAGTCATTTGAGGCGGTTAGCAGCCCTTATATTCATCAAGGACGCAAAGCCGGGCTTTTGGCCAGCTTTCGCTATATCGGCGATCGGTTTGAAGCCGAACTAGAGCTGCGGCGTTCAGAAGAACGATATCGGCGTCTCTTCGAACGCAATCTCGCAGGAGTGTTCAGCAGCCGATCCGGCCGCCTTCTCGATTGCAACGACTCCTTCGCGCACATCTTCGGCTATCAATCGCGCGAGCACATGATCGCTGCCGGCGACTTCAATCCGTACTACAGCCCACAGCAACGTGCCGACTACATAGCGAGACTGAAGAGTGAACGCGCCCTGAGCAACCTTGAGTTCCGCCTGCGCAAGCGTGATGGGTCAGAAGTTTGGGTGCTCGAAAACGTGACGCTTGAAAACAGCGAAGATGAAGCGATTGTCGGCACCCTGATTGACATTACTGAACGCAAACGTTCGGAGCGCCTGCAGAGTGCGTTGCATTCCATCAGCGACTGTGTCAATTCGGTGGTCGATCTGGAGCAGCTTTATCCGGCGCTCCACAAGATTGTTGGGGAATTGATGTACGCAAACAATCTTTACATCGCGCTTCTCGACGAAAGTGGCGAACGGCTGCATTTTCCCTACTTCGTCGATGAAAACGATCCGGCGCCGGTGAGCCGCAAATTGGGCAAAGGCCTTACCGAGTATGTGCTCCGAAATGGGAAACCTCTGCTCGCGGACTTCGCTAAAATCCGTGACCTTGAGAACAAGAACGAAATCGACGGCACGCGCCGTGATTGCGTCGACTGGCTCGGAGTTCCGCTTCGTCAAGGCAACAAGGTATTCGGCGTAATCGCTCTGCAGAGCCATGACACGAACCTCCGGCATAGCGAGCATGACCGCGAGATTCTCACATACGTTTCGCAGCACATCGCCGTCGCGCTTGTACGAAAGCAGCAGGAAGAGGCTCTTCGCGCCTCTGAGGCTCGCCATCGTTCGCTGGTCGAGAGCGCGGTCTATGGAATGTATCGCTCCAGCCTCGATGGCAAGTTCCTCGACGTGAATCCTGCGCTGGTGAAGATGCTTGGCTATTCGTCTGCGGACGAACTCATGGCCGTCGATATGGCGCGCGACATCTATCTGGATTCGGATCAGAGAGCAGCCGTGATCCACGCCTATCGCGAGTCTGGATGCCTGGAAAGCTGCGAGCTGCGCTGGAAGCGGAAGGATGGCAGATCGATTACAGTCCGGCTAAGCGGAAACGTCTTCAAAAACGAACACGGCGATACTCTCGGCTTCGAGATGATTGCAGAAGACGTAAGCGAACGCCGAGCGCTTGAGGAGCAGCTTCGCCAATCGCAGAAAATGGAAGCCATTGGCCGCCTCGCCGGCGGCATTGCACACGATTTCAATAACCTGCTTACGGTGATGAAGGGCTACAGCGAACTGATGCTCGACGAGCTCGATGGGGCCGATCCTTTGCGCTCAGAGGTCGACGAAATCAAGAAAGCCGCCGATCGCGCGGCCGCGCTCACCCGGCAACTTCTCGCCTTCAGCCGCCAGCAGGTACTCGCGCCGAAGATTCTCGACCTCAATGCAGTTGTCGGGAACATGGACAAGCTCCTTCGTCGTCTGCTAGGCGAGGACATCGATCTATTCACAGTGCTCGAGCCAGGGCTGGCGCGCGTAAAAGCGGATCCCGGACAGGTCGAGCAGGTACTCATGAACCTTGCCGTGAATGCACGTGATGCCATGCCAAATGGCGGCAAGCTGACCATTGAAACCGGGAACGTCGATCTGGATGACAACTACATCCGCGATCATGTTTCTGTGAAGTCCGGCTCCTACGTGATGGTTGCTGTGACCGATACGGGAACGGGAATGACGGACAAAGTAAAGTCGCGCATCTTTGAGCCGTTTTTTACCACGAAAGAAATCGGCAAGGGCACCGGCCTGGGACTTTCGACCGTATACGGAATCATCAAGCAGAGCGGCGGCTACATCTGGGTGTATTCCGAAGTGGGAATCGGTTCGACATTCAAAGTCTATCTTCCCGCTGTCGATGCTCCAGCGGAACTGCCTGCGCGCACTATGCAACAGCCGGCTCGGCGCGGCAGCGAAACCGTTCTGCTGGTGGAAGACGAAGATGGCGTCCGCGCTCTCATGCGCCAGGTTCTGCATAAGCACGGCTATAACGTTCTCGAATCGCGGCACGGCGGCGAGGCACTGCTGATGTGCGAGCGTCATTCCGGAAAAATCGATCTGTTGCTTACCGATGTTGTGCTGGAGCAGATGAGCGGACGCGAACTCGCTGAGCGTTTAATTAAAGTGCGTCCGGAAATGAAGGTGTTGTACGTCTCTGGCTATGCTGACGATGCCATCGTGCATCATGGCGTTCTGAACGCCGGCGTCGCCTTTCTGCAAAAGCCATTCACGACCGAGGCTCTGGCTCGGAAGATCAGGTACGTTCTAGACGGCCCAGCTCTCGCGACTTCCCAAAACTGA